From Cupriavidus oxalaticus:
CTTCGGGCCCGCCTTGCGGCGTGCCGCGGCCGGCGTGGCGGTGGTGATGTAGCCCATGTTCGATACCGAGGGCTCGACGATGGCCGCGAAGCCGATGCCGTACAGCCTGCCCTCGGCGCGCGCGGCGTCGCGGCGGCGCTTGAGTTCACCGTAGTCGCCCGCTTCCAGCGCGCGCGACAGCGCCAGCTGGTAGTTGCCGGAATCGAGCAGCGCGCCCGCTGCCGCGCGATAGGGAAAGGCATCGGCGGGCACGAAGTTGCGGCGGTAGACGTCGAGCGGATCCAGGCCCAGCTCCACCGCGATCCGCTGCACCAGCCGCTCCAGCGCGAAGTACACCTGCGGCCCGCCGAAACCGCGCACGAGGCCGGTCGGCGTTTTGTTGGTCAGCACCACGCGGTTGCGCACCAGCAGGTTCGGGATCGAGTAGGCACCGGTCAGCAGGCCATGCATGCGGTAGAAGGTGGCGGGCTCCGGCGCACGCAGGTAACCGCCGCAATCCTCGAGCTGGTCGTACGAGAGCGCGACGATGCGGCCGTCCGCCTCGACCGCGGCTTCCAGGGTGGAAAGCCGCGCGGTAGCTGACGTGGCGGCGCTCAGGTGCTCGAGCCGGTCTTCCACCCACTTCACCGGCGCGCCCGCCTTGCGCGAGGCGAGGCACATCAGCACCACGTAGGGGAACACCGCCTGCTTGACGCCGAAGCTGCCGCCCGAGTCACGCGGCGCGACATGGCGCAGGCGGTTGGCCGGGACCTGCAGCGCCATCGCCATCACGGCGTGCAGCGAGAACGGCCCCATGAAGTTGGAAGTGACCTGGTAGCCCTCGTTGCCCGGCAAGTGCTCGGCAATCACCACGCCGCACTCGATCGGCGTGCAGGTGTTGCGCGGGTAATGGGCGGTCAGCGCCACGCGGTGCGGCGCGGCGGCAAAGGCGGCCTCGGGGTCGCCATAGCGGAAATGGCGGTCGCTGGCCACGTTGCTGCAGAGGCCGGGATGCAGCACGCTCGTGTCGTCGGCGACGGCGGCCTCGATCGACACCACCGGCGGCAACACGCGGTACTCCACCCGCATGAGGTCGAGCGCGTCTTCCGCCAGGGCACGGCTCTCGGCCACCACCACGGCCACCGGCTCGCCCACATAGCGCACGCGCTCCATGGCCAGTGCCCACTGCTCCATCGGCGCCTTCACGCCCACCACGAAGGGCTTCGACCAGGCAGGCAGGTCGGCCCCCGTCAGCACGGCACGCACGCCCGGCGCATGCAACGCGGCGGCGCAGTCGATGGCGCCGAGTTCGGCATGCGCGTGCGGCGAGCGCAGGATGGCGGCGTGCAGGGTGCCGGGCCTGACGCCGAGGTCGTCGGCGTACCGGCCTCGCCCGGTCAGGATGGCGGCATCCTCGACACGCGGCATCGGGCGGCCGACATGCGGCGCCGGCCGGGGCTGCTGTGTCTCCACCGTGCCGGTCATTTCGCCAGCATCGAATCTTTTCATTTGCGACTCCGTTCCGTGCGACGGAACCGCGCCGGAAGGCGATGGGGCCGTGCAACGTCAAACGGAGATTAGTGACATCTCGATATAAGATCTAATATTGATTTCTGATTCGAGCCATCATTTGTGATGATTGATAAGGGTCTTCCCGGAGACAAGCGGGATGCGCAACAAGCTGGCCAATGCCGGAGTCTTCTGTATCGCATGCCGCCCTGGCTTCATCACTAAAATTGATGCCGGAATGACAGTCCCATTGATACCAACCCATGGACCTTAAGCAAATCCAGTACTTCATCGCGCTGTTCGAAGACGGCTCCGTCACGCGCGCGGCCAAGCGCCTGAATATCGTGCAGCCGGCGCTCAGCATGCAGATCGCGCGGCTGGAAGAGGAGTTCGGGCAGAAGCTGTTCGACCGCATCCCGCACGGCATGGTGCCGACTGCTGCGGGTCGCATGATGTACCGCCTGTTCCTGCCCATCGTGCGCGACATCGCCGGCGCGCGGCAGCAGATGATGCAGCGCGAGGAGCAGATGGCCGGCCGCATCACGCTTGGCATGGTGGCGTCCGAAACGGAGAGCGTGCTGGTGGGATCGCTGGCGCGCTTCAATGCGCGCTATCCGAACGTAGAGGTTTCCGTGGCGGACGGCTTCAGTGCCGCGCTGATCGATCTCGTTTCCGCCGGCCAGCTTGACGCGGCCGTGGTGCATCGCCAGCGCGGCCGGCCGGCGCTGCATGTGCAGCCGCTGCACGACGAGGAAATGGTGCTGGTGACCAGCGTCGAACACGGCCCCGAACTGCCGGAATCGGTAGAGATGGCGAAGCTGCCGGGACTGGAACTGGTGCTGCCGACCAAGCGGCATGGCCTGCGCGTGGTGCTGGACACGGCGACGCAGGCGCAGGACGTCACCCTTGCGCCGAAGTTCGAGATCGACATCCTCGGCACCATCGTCCAGTTCGTGCAGGAGACGCGCTTTGCCACCGTGCTGCCGCGCATCGTGGTGCTGCGCGCCGTGGAAGAGGGACGGCTGCGGATGCATACCATCATTGCGCCGCGCATCGTGCGGCATCTGGTTTGCGTGAGCCATCCGCAACGGCCGCTGAGCACGGCGGCCGAGGCGTTGATCGTGATCGTCGCGGAGGAAATCAGGCGGGTTTCCGGGATGGCGTAACGGGGTGGCATAACGGGGTGGCGTAACGGTGGGGTGATCGCCTGGGCACTGACGCAGCGGCCGGTGCGGCTGTCGCAACCGTTATCGGTCGTCGGCGTGGGGCCGGGATCGGGCCTGATGGTCGGATCCGCGGATATCATGCAGCGCTACGGCCTTGAAGCCGCCGGCTACCAGCTGAAGCTGGGCAAGCCCGATCCAGCTGGGGATTCCGGTCGTGACGGAGCTGGAACGGCAGATCGTCGTCGACCGGAAGCCGCCGGCGGCTGTCGCGCGCGACTGGATGAAGGCAAATCCGGAAATCGTGCGCGCATGGTTTGCCCCGTAAACGTGCGGCTTGTGCCTGGGGATGGACGGAGCGCTAGCGCGACGCTCCGCCGGCTATCTCTTTCTTCACCACATTTACCTGAGTTGGTCGAGCGGCATGGCCGCCCCGACGGCCTGGGGCGCGAATGCGCGAGAGACCTGGCAAATCAGGGCAGCGCCCAGCGTCAGACCGCCGCCGTCACGATGATTTCCACCAGCAATTCGGGACGTGCGAGGGGTCTGACCAAGATGAGGCTAAATTGCTATCATAAGCCTTGTGGTTATGAAAAACCCAATTCTTATTCCCAGGTGGAATAAGTCGGTCAGGCTGCGAAGGCCTGCCCAAACTGCCGGGCCCGCTTGACGTCGTCGCTATTCAAGTAGATCGAGGTGGTTGAAATCGATTCCTTCCGAAGCGCCCGTTTGGAAGCCGGTGGTCGATTTCACGCTTGGGCACCAGGCCCGTGGACCACGAAAGCGTCAACGATCCCGATAGCTCGGTCTGTTCAGCCGTGGTCGCAGGCAAGCCCACGGCCGGATAGTCGTGCCCAGACTTGCAGCTCGCGTTTCCGTGGATGCCACCCCTGGCGCAAGAAAAGTGAATAAACGTTAAATGTTGTGAATTCACCAAATCTCTATTGCGGCCGCAATGAGGGTCCGTTACGGTGCCGAATCGCCAAGCGGGCCGAGCGCGAATCTGAATCGTGCAAAGTCGCGCTTATATCTGGTGTTTGAATTCCTGAATATAAATTAGGAAACGTCCGATGGTTTTTTGGCGATGGCATGGATACGCTCCATCCCGACCCGGCACGCAAGGGCTTCCCAGTGGATTGTCCCGCGCCCATAGCGACACAACGATGCCGCTCAGCAAAAACAAGAATAGGGAATTAAGCAGCATGGGAGTTTTCAGCAGTGCATTCCAAGTTCATTGGCGTCGCGCTGCAATGTGTATGGCAGCCCTTGGCTTCGCGGTGACGGCCATCAGCACAAGCGTGGCGGCTCAGGATGCCGGCAAGGAGCCGTTTCAGCGTCTCAATGAAGCCGAGATCAAAGCCAAATACCAGCACTGCCCGGACGGCTACTACACCGGGCCGCGGCCTGGCAAGGGCGTCTACACCAAGGATCACTTCCTGTGGGTCGTAACGCCGGAGTTTGCTGAACGCTACTGCATACCCCAGGAGTTTGTCAGCAAGGACCTCAAGGGCGCGGAAGCCGTCGCCTTCACGGTCTCGGAGAATCGCGACGAGGAGCGCTGTAGCTACAACGGTGTTGAGGAACGGTGCGGCTTCCCGAAGTCCTTGCGCTTTGAACTCTATTTCAAGTCCGGTACACCACTGCCAATGGCGATCGATACATCCATTGCAATGGTACCATCGTTGCCCTCCGCATACATGATAGCGAGATCGTCAAAACGACTCTCGGAAGCGCTGCGTAAGGATGCACCAAAACCCAAACGCGAAATACCGGTAAAGGCTTTTGAGCTATCTCAGATCGGCATCTCTGGGATCAAGGACGGCAAGATCGTCTGGCCGATCACGACCCTGCATGAGCAGACCTACTTCGTCCGCGTCTTCGAAGGCATCGACTACCTGGCCGTCGAAGGCAGTACCGGCATGTTCACCAATCCAAGGAGGGAAGCCCAGGATGTGCGGAAGTTTGTGATTTCCTTCGATAAGCTCGGAGACCGATCCCGGACCAATAACGGACGTCAGCTAAGCGAATTTGCATACCTTGTCGAACTGCCAGAATCGTTCTCGGACAAGATCCGCGCCATCGACAAAGCGCGCGGCCTGAATTACAGGGCGATGGCGGAGGAGTTCCTGCGCCGGCAATCGCAAAAATAAGCAACAAGAAGACCGATTGCCCCGGAAGCGGAACCACGATGGCGACCAACTACGACACGATTCTCAAGTACATGCCCTTTGCCAAGGGCGTCTATGGCACCGGGCCGGGAACCGCCCCGCTGTCCGTCGGTGCTGGGGCACTGCCTGACGCCGAACACGACCACCAATAACATGGCGTGCAATTCGGTGCTTGGAATGCTGACGGGGATGGCTCATGGCATGACCTTCCAACTCCCGAACGCCACCGGGCTTATGCCGGGGGCTTCTGAAAGTTGTCGTCACTAAAAGAAACAGAGAGGCGATTAAGCATGTGGAGTAAAGCATCAACGAAGCGAAAGACGCCTGGACGCACGCTGTATGCCGTCCTTGCCTTGTTGCTCCTGGTAGGCGTCACGGTAGCTGTCGGCAGTCGGTCCGCCTTGTGGGCGGGGCCCTTCGATCTTCCCAAGGGAAATGATCCCATTATTGGTGACCTTGGAGGTGAACCCGTCTCAGTTCCGCTTAATTACACGCACCTTATCACTGAGTACGACGGGGACCCGAGTGTCTTTGACCCGGAGCGTCGCAAGTGGAAACCGCCGGTTCGCACCTTCACCTCAAAGATCAATTCGTTGCCGCTGATGGTGCACTTGCCAGATTTTGCGCCGAGGACTGCGGAAAACGAATCGAGCTACTTCAAAACCCCTGCCATAGACGATCCGCATGAATGGTTGCCGGTCGGTGTTACAGCAAGTAGCCAATTTTTCATTTCGGATGATGCCCTCAAAGAGGGGAGCCCATTCAATAGAGAAAAAATTATTGAAAGCCATTCTGGACCCACAAATCCAAAATTTGGAGGGCCAGCGTTCGTTCGCTACGACAAAGAGGATACGCTGCGCTATGGCCTAGCGACTCCGCCAGGGAGCTCCCATGCCAAGCGCGCTCCACCGTGAATTGAGTACGTACCTCAGGCGAGCTGGCGCTCTGGATATTCCCCCGAGCTGGCCAGCCAACCGGCGTCCAGCCAACCGCGACGGATCGGCTAACGAAGTTGACCGGGTGTCGGGCAGAACCATGGGCCTCCCAACGAATCTCCACGTAAATCGTCGCGCCCACGTTTCCGGTGAGTGGCGGGATAACAGCCACCCGCGCCATGGAAAAGTGAATAAACGTTAAATGTTGTGAACTCGCCGAAGTTCTATTGCAGGCGGAAGGCGATCTCGCTATGGTGCAGAATCGGCGAAAGTGGCCGAGTGCGAGTCCATACCGCGAATAACCATCCTTATTTCTGATATCAAAATTTCTGAATACAGATTCGGAATCGTCTGATGTCTATTTGACGATGGTATCGGTATGCTCCAGTGCGCGCATGGTGTGGAGTCGCAATGGAGCACCAATGGCCGTGGGCAACACAACGATGTTGCTTTGCGTGAAAACGAGAATATGGAGTTATGCAGTATGCGAATTTTCAGCCGGTCCATCGATATCCGGGCGAAGCCCCCGAACGCCACTGGGCATGCAGGGGTGCATGGGACCATGGAGAAGCTGTGGGACTTGGCAAAGTTTTCGCCCCGGCTGCGCCGTATCCCCGGCCTTTCCTTGGGGTAACCTGCTAGGCCTTGGTCATGCGTGAGGATCAACACCGTCAGGGAGTCCGCGTAAGACGGTAGCGTTTATTGCAAGTGCGTCCATGATTGTTGGGTGCGCAAACACGCAACCGAAGCCCGCAACGGCAACTTGCGAGGGGAAGTCATTCGGGCCGGAAGTTGGTGTAACAAACAAGCAATCTGACACCTCACTTCGAGAGGTTGCTTGTCGACCTGGATTTTCCATGAGCTTGGGAGATCCTCAATATATGGCCGTTTCGAAATACGCCTCGCAAACACAAGGTAGCGAGCAACAGATTCGAAACGCTGTCGTGTGGTGTCCCTGTGCGGCATAGCAGTTGCCGTCGGCATGAAAAAAAACAATGAGGCGATGCAGCATGTGGAGTCATTCATCAACGAAGCGAGCGAGGTTCAGGCGCCCGCTGTTTGCCGCTCTTGCTGTACTGTTCGTAGTGGCTGCGACGGTAGTAGTTGGCACCCGAACGGCCTCGTGGGCCGGCCCCTTTGATCTCCCCAAGGGGGATGATCCCATTATTGGCGACCTCGGGGGTGTGCCGGTTTCTGTTCCTGTCAACTACACCCACCTCGTGACCGAATACGACGGCGATCCTAGCTTGTTCGACCCGGAACGCCGCAAGTGGAAGCCGCCAGTCCGCACCTTCGCCTCAAAGATCAACTCGTTACCGCTGATGGTGCATTTGCCGGATTTTGCGCCGAGGACTGCCGAGAATGAGGCTAGCTACTACCGAGCGCAGAAATCAATTGAAGGGCCGGAGGAGTGGCTCCCGATCGGGGTCAGAGCAAGCAGCGCCATGTATCTGACCAACCAGCAATTACTCGATGGCGATCTATTTAACCAAAAATCAAAGATCGATGGCTTGAGTAAATTCCGTAATCGACTTTACGAGCGGCAATCAGAAACATTATATGGACTGGTCGAGTATCGATCCCAGAAATTGGTTTATTACCCTGGTGGATCAGTCATGGAGAGGGAGCGTCTATTCTTCTTTACAAAGGACGGGAATAATATCACCTTCATTGAGTGCAGTGCAAACATCGAGCCCTTTGAGGAAAGCCCGCGTAATGTATGCACTCATCAATTTTCTCTTTACCCCTCACTAAAGGCCGAGGCATCTCTGCAATACGATGCTCGCATCGCTTAGCCAATGGATGAAGTACGAGCAAGGGGTTCGAAAACTAATTCTTAGCTTCCAGGCACGATCTGCCGAGACGAGCGATAAATTGGGAAAATAAGAGATATTCATGCCAACACCAATATCCGCGCAGACCCTCACTCAGATTCGCTCCCAATTCGAAGCTGGAAAGCTTACGCCAGATCAAGTTTATCGCCAACTTGAAAGCTATGGCTATAAATATGGGCCGGCGGCGTTGCAAATGCAAATACAATTGCAGGAGCATCGGCGCTGACCTATATGAGTAACACCGCAAAAGAGTTAGGCAAACCGCTAGACGAAGCCCAAGTTAACCAAATTAAATTCGGTATGGCTCGGGGCTATCTTGATACGCTATACGAGCAGACAAAGGGGGGAACTCAACCTGTTAGTAGGGATATCAATAGTAATGAGGTTTGGGGTTTTCACAGCAAAGTTTTCGAGAAGAATGGTCTCCCTCCCGAAGCCTGGACGCTTGATGCCCCATTCCGAGTAATGGAAAAGATGGGCGGCCCGGCCAAAGTGGAGCAGTTCTGGAATATGCTGCGCGACACGGGCGGTGCCTACGGGGACGCATTAGCAGCGAACCTCTACACGCTCGGGGTCATGTATGGGGCATCAGCGTCGCCTGATCCCTCCATCCGCGCCATGGCCAAGGACTGGCTGGATAAGGCCCCCGGCGTGACATCGGGAAAAGAGCTTCAGAATCTTCTCGACGCTGTCACCCAGTTGGATAAGGTAGGCTTCCTTGATTCGATTGGGGTGGATGCAGTCAATACACTCCAGCAAATCCGCAATGAAGTCGAGGACCAGTTCAAGCAGGTCTTCGACAAGCTGTTCTCGGATGCTACCGGCACAGCCGGTGTCGGCAATGCGCTTGCGGCACTCGGCGGAGACCGTATTCCGCTAGTCGACAATGGCGGCGTTACTTCTGACGGCGCGACACCGACCGAGGAGGCAATTCTTGCCCAGAGACAGGCCTTCGCTGAACGAACAGCGAACTGGCAAAGCGCCATCGAGCGTCTCTACGGCAAGGACGTTTCCCTTTACACCCTGGATGACGGCACGCGGGTTCTGGTCGATGGACAGCAGAAGGTGCTCGCCACGGTATCCATCGATGGCAGCGATGTTCGCCTGACTGGACTCCATGGTGAGGTAGTCTCGGTTCAGGCGGATGGCCGTCTTAACGTAGCCGCCCCAACGGCAGATGGCTTGTCACCCGGTGAAATCTCCGCGACACCGGAGACGCCACCCACTGTTACGCCGGCACCGGAGTCACCAGTCACCGCCACTGCGGTGCTCGGCAGCGTGCAAAGCATGCTGTCGCTGGTTCAGGCCATCGAGTCCGGCGACACGGCGGCCATTGCGGCAGCCAGCGCCGCCATGCTGGCAAATCTGGACGGGCTGCGCAGCGATGTGCATTTGCTGCCAGATGGCATTGGGGCCGGACTGAACGTACTCGCCGCCGGTCTGAACCTGTTCAACGCCATCCAGGATGGCGACGGCCTGGGTATTGCGGCATCCGGTCTGAACCTGGGTAGCCAGGCAGCGATGCTCTACGCCAACATCCTCAAGGATCAAGGGCTTACCCTGTTCCAGGAAGGGGCTGCTGGGGCGGCCAACCTCTTGGACGTCGCCGGGACAATGGGCCAGGTGGCAGGCGGTCTGGCCCTGGCTGCGAGCATCGTGTCGCTGGTGATGGCAATCGAGGGTGGCAACGGTTATCAGATTGCCAGCGCCACGCTC
This genomic window contains:
- a CDS encoding LysR family transcriptional regulator codes for the protein MDLKQIQYFIALFEDGSVTRAAKRLNIVQPALSMQIARLEEEFGQKLFDRIPHGMVPTAAGRMMYRLFLPIVRDIAGARQQMMQREEQMAGRITLGMVASETESVLVGSLARFNARYPNVEVSVADGFSAALIDLVSAGQLDAAVVHRQRGRPALHVQPLHDEEMVLVTSVEHGPELPESVEMAKLPGLELVLPTKRHGLRVVLDTATQAQDVTLAPKFEIDILGTIVQFVQETRFATVLPRIVVLRAVEEGRLRMHTIIAPRIVRHLVCVSHPQRPLSTAAEALIVIVAEEIRRVSGMA